Proteins found in one Dermacentor silvarum isolate Dsil-2018 chromosome 8, BIME_Dsil_1.4, whole genome shotgun sequence genomic segment:
- the LOC119460885 gene encoding uncharacterized protein LOC119460885, giving the protein MCASQQHPGNCAPPCRATSMTQCVLRPSAGKCRLIVRSATTAATFLIMGASSPWFLEAFFSWHRPFAQRPSLAAFFRSVFRARPSPHYQVARTFRVLYGRSDHGAPGSTTRALVEEPCSHLCRRASLSPRVRTSRWKRFFLVPCARSRNPSRPWALVRTAAPPPSGSAITFPYPTAFAGAVSHVLPVLLPHAAAVTGFVLSSYHLSELPWLPPTSATTSCSSGGC; this is encoded by the exons ATGTGCGCCTCGCAGCAACATCCTGGAAACTGCGCACCGCCGTGCCGTGCGACTTCCATGACCCAGTGTGTTCTTCGGCCATCTGCGGGAAAGTGCCGACTCATCGTCAGGTCTGCGACCACGGCTGCAACATTTCTTATCATGGGAGCCTCTTCGCCGTGGTTTTTGGAAGCCTTTTTTTCGTGGCACCGACCTTTCGCTCAGCGCCCGAGCCTTGCTGCTTTTTTCCGTAGCGTTTTTCGCGCCCGACCGTCACCGCATTATCAGG TTGCGCGTACGTTTAGGGTCCTGTATGGGCGCTCGGACCACGGTGCTCCTGGCTCGACTACACGTGCCCTTGTCGAGGAGCCTTGCAGTCACCTTTGCCGACGAGCTTCGCTGTCACCTCGTGTTCGGACGTCTCGGTGGAAGCGGTTCTTCCTCGTCCCGTGTGCCCGTTCCAGAAATCCTTCTCGGCCATGGGCTCTGGTCCGCACTGCTGCGCCGCCACCATCGGGCTCGGCCATCACATTTCCAT ATCCCACGGCTTTTGCGGGCGCCGTTTCCCATGTGCTGCCGGTTCTGCTGCCTCATGCTGCTGCTGTGACTGGCTTCGTGCTGTCGTCATACCATCTGTCTGAGCTTCCCTGGCTACCACCGACCTCGGCTACCACATCGTGCTCTTCAGGCGGCTGCTGA